In Pan paniscus chromosome Y, NHGRI_mPanPan1-v2.0_pri, whole genome shotgun sequence, the sequence CATCATGTTAACAAAAATAAAGGACAAAGGCTAATttcaatttacattaaaaaagcaTGTGACAAGATTCCACaccttttcattataaaatacacTTAGGGAAGAAGGGAGAACCCTCAACATAATGatggcaattatttttatttatttatttattttgagatggagtcttgctctgtcacccaggctggagtgcagcggtgcaaccTCACCTTACTGCAAcaacctcctcccaggttcaagtcattctcatgcttcagcctcttgagcagctgggattacagacatgtgccagaacgcccagctaatttttgtatttttagtagagacatagtttcattatgttgggcaggctagtctcaaattcctgacttcaagccaaccacctgtctcagcctcttaagagtgctaggattataggtatgagccaccatgactaCCCGgggcaattttatttattcttgagacggagtctccctctttcacccaggctggagggaagtggcacaatcttggctcactgcaacctctgctccctgggttcaagcaattcttctgcctcggcctcccaactagctggagttacaagcacctgccaccacacccagttgtttttgtatttttagtagagacgggttttcaccatgttggccaggctggtttcgaactgctgacctcaggtgatctacccgcctgagcttcccaaagtgctgggattacaggtgtgagccaccactcccagccagcaattatttttaaaagcccacAGGTAACACCTTATTTGATGGTGAAAGGCTGAAAACTTTTCTCTAAAATTAAGGAGGCAAggctgctaagtgaaataagccagtcaccaaaaaaatgctgtatgattctaataaagtagtcaaattcataaaaacaTTACCAGGGCCTGGGCATCAGTGGAGAAAGGAAAGTTGTTTAACGGACGTTGAGTTTCAAATATGAAAGTTAAGAAACATtcacaacaatgtaaatattCTTAGTACTACTAATcatatacacttaaaatggtttaaatgggaaattgtattttttttttcccaatgaaACCAACTGACTGCTGGTGCCTATGCACAATTTTTTTATGTAGTAGGTCTAGGATGAGTCCAAGATTTTATGTATCTAACAAGATTCAAGTAATGCTGATGCTGACCTGGCCCAGCTTCAAAAACCAGTTTTCCGAAATATCATACCTTTAAGATATTGGTCATAATGCTTAATGCTTTTCTTTACAAAAACCCTAGAATTCCtgagaagttaaaaaataataaaaaatttttaaaaatcaaattgacATTGACATTGCCAGAAAACCAGTCAGTAAATTATCTTAGGTGAAATCACAGGCCTGATTGGGtatgtttatttagattttctaagaCAACTAAGTTATTCATGATCTTATCTGGCTTACAACTCTGGCCAGTGACATTCAccatatttttttaacattttaatggcTTTAATTATTTACTGTTTGAACCATTAAACAAACACATTCCTACAGAGTTGAAGAACTGCAGAATCTTTACCAAAGGTGTTTTGCAACTAAAGAGAGGTGATGGAAATGTAACATATGAATGTGCTAAATGCCACTTAACACATTTTAAGATAGTGACTTTTATCATGTGAATTTTACCTCCACAAAAATTTATGAGTCTCAGTCTTCTTTGTTGTAATCTGTTTGACTCCTGGTTAACTTCTACCAAGCTTCTAATTTTTGTCATAATACCCATCCCACAGTATTATGTGTGCACTAAAGATCTCCAAACTGAATACAAAGAGGTGACACACAAATGTGTAACTAGTGCAGGTTCTTCTGCTATGGACTTAGTGCCCTCAAAAACCACTTAAGGGCTggtgcagtggtttatgcctgtaatagCACCAttttgggacactgaggcgggaggactccttgagcccaggggtttgagaccaccctgcgcaacatgatgagacccaaccccaatctctataaaaaataaaaaattagccaggcatgacagtacatgcccatagtcccaactactgcgtaggctgaggtaggaggatcgcttgagcccaggagttgaaggctgcagtgagctgagatcacacaccactgtacttgagcctgggcaaATGAGTGAGACTTTgctgttaaaacaaaaacaaaaaccaaaaaaaaaaaaaaaagaaaaagaaaaaaaagctttatgcAAGGAAAATTTATTTCAGCAAGTGCAGATGCTAACCAAACCATCTTTCattaaagataaaacaaaaaattgacttTCAAGAACACATTAAGCAAAGGCCTCATCAACTAGCACAAGTACTCTGAAATACTACTTGTAAATTCATAAGGTTAccaatatttacataaaaagcaTTTTGTATTCCACTGATGTACAGAATGAACTAAGTGGGGAAATAAAAATAGTCCactatgttttatgtttattaagACTTAAAACTGCGTGTTTTAAAGAAAGAGTTAACTTAGTATTGGTATCATATACaagtaaacatttattaacagtaaaatatttttatttttgcatattctcAAATACACATTTACAATAGTATCACACTTCCTATATGAATTCTTCAtagttattttaagtattttacaaTTTGTACAGAGGAAGGGACATACAATATCTAATAGGCTATTTTTCAACCAAATAATAATTTATGTCCTTGTAAGATTTTGTACCTCTTTAAAACTTTCAACTTCGACATCCACTTTTTTAGCTTTGCTAATCAAATTAAGAATTAAAACCAGCCTGCAAATAATAACAGTATATAACATTAAGCACAATTTCACTTCTTTATACAAATGTTCTATATTTACTTGACCAAATGCTTAATTACCTTTTAAAGGTTTCAATATcgtggttaaaaacaaaacaactgtgTATAACTCCAGActatatgaaaaatatgaaatatgtaaaGTGTTACGTTTTTTaccttttagtttatttttaaaagataaatagctAACTATctgtattaattttaaagaatgttttaaaactcttAAACTTTCACTTAAATACTTCCTTTTATATTACTTCAGGGAGAAAACAAATTGGAAGGAGATTTAAAGGATTCTCAAATACAAACTGAAGTTTTCAAGAACAGGATCATGAAGGACAGTAAAAATCAGGTAGGGACATGTATAAAGGCTAAGAAGGCCTAACAGGTTCTTAAAATCCATTACATGGTTTTGGTTGATACTAGGTTTAAATTCATATATGACTAAAGCACTTTAGAACTAGATCAAATTAATCTAACATTTCAGAGGCTGCCAATcaccaaatataaatttatatttcctaATCCTATAACTTTTGAATTGGTGGCACagaaaaaggtgaaaataaaaacctgacagcaaAAGTTGAATGAAGCACCACCATACTAAAGCTAGAAGGTAGCTGTAATGTGGGTTAAAAAAAATTCGAATCCCCTAAAATATTCCAAATACACAGGTACCAACAGCCAAATTAAGGaatctaaaaatgtattttccattcTCCAAATTCTTATTAAccaaattctttttaattatatgaattcattttatattatatccatacatataaattattaacTGCTTAATAACATTAACTTATTAACtctcaaataaacaataaaatttggAAAGTGATATATATTCCAAATAAGGCCATGGATTTTCATTATGTACTTTTATCTTCTAATCAAAATCAACTTGActgttgtctttttaaaactttactcAATGTAAAATAGAAAGCAGGATGAAGTTGCTAATTTGGAATTAGCTCTCATTCTGTTACATGGTACCATCATTTTCCCTTAGTCCTCCTTACTTTGCAAAGAGACACAGTTCCTTCACAGGATTCTCAGAAAAATACTAAGAAATCTATGTCTGAAATAGCTTTCCAGAAAAATTTATGATATGAAGCTGAAATTGTATGAAAACATTCTATCTAGAaacatcttttccatttttatctatCAAAGATTATTTGAAGAGAAGATTTTCACTCtcctaatgtccttttctttttaattattcacCTCAAATTTAGTAACTGAATAACAAGTTACAAAATGCTCTCATACATCCCTGGATCTTTCAGGTTATTGTAAATTTTCATCATAAGTTTAAAATTTGTGgttgtgtgtgtaaatatgtaataAGCAACTAAGATGCATATACAAGATTTAGAGTTACACACCAAGTTTCAAAAAATCCTGAGTCCATAATTTACCTCTAAAAGACTCCAAAATTCAGTGTGCAGTAAGTCTCATGTGTTGGAACACAATGCAAGACAAAGCAgtacaaagagaaaacagaagataaaaataagtaaaactttTCAATAATACTTTCTAAAAGTTTGCTGTGCTGACAAAAGATGTAAACACTATTAATGAAAGTTAAGGGAAGTACATTTTGTGTGctgaacaaaattaaatttaaacataaacGTGGTCAATATCCTATGTTAATCAATGCTAGAAGctcaaatgtaaaattttatcaTGTAATCTGAAAATATTGACAAAAAAATTATTACCACGTTTTGCTAATTGGACTTGACAGTAAAACCTCCCATTTATATTAGCAGATGTCTCCAATGTGAAACACTTGTGTAGGAAGAAATGGGTCAAAAATGTTACTTTCATAGTTATCAATCTGATTTTGTCTTAGAAGAGTACCATCAACATgaataaatacgtaaataaatagtaaagcttttatgactgaatatTCAGTATAGaatcacaaattattttattataagcaaCTTGCTTGTTGCTAtttttcctcatctattaaagAAACTGAATAGGATTCAGGACAGCGTAttgaataaaatgtaaagaaaagtggACTAGaagcaataattatatttttacacaGCATAATTCAATGTATAGTAATGGATGTGAACATGActgcctttaaaaaatgaattttctgcTTCAAGGCCAACATCTTTACAAGCTTGTAGACACACTGTTAGGGCAGACCAACTTCTTTATGGTGTCTCATTATGTGCTGGTTCTTTTCTGAAGGTCTTCGGAAGCCTTTCTTGCAGTACTCACACCGATGAGGATAGTCTTTTGTATGAATGGAAATAACGTGCCGTTTAAAGCCTGAGGCATCTGTAGTGCTATACTCACAGTACTCACACTGATATACTTTCCTGCCACTGTGTGTCTTCATATGCTTTTTAAGCTCATTTTGTTGCCTAAATCCCTTTCTACATCTCTTACACCTAAATGGAAGATCCTTTGTGTGAACTGAGAGAATATGGCGACTTAGAACAAATGGGTCTGCGATCTTAAAGTCACAATGTCTACATTGGTGCATTTTTTTACCTTTGTGGACAGCCACATGTTTCTTAAGTTCTGAAGGCCTGTGAAAGCCTTTCTCGCACATCTCACACTTATGAGGATAGTCTTTCGTATGAACTGAAATTACATGTCGTTTCAAATCACTTGAGTTTGAACTCTTGTGGTCGCAATGCAAACACTGATGTGTTTTGCTTTCTTGGTGGACAAGAGTATGTTGCTGCACTTCTTTGGTATCTGAGAAAGTCAGAAGACAAATGTCACACTTGAACGGCATCTCTTTACTATGCTTTGTTTTTATATGTGTTTTCAAGTTAGAAGAGTCTGCAGACCTATATTCACAGTACTGGCATTGGTATGGCTTCTCGCCGGTATGGATTCGCATGTGCTTTTTGAGTTCCGACGGGTGTCGGAAACCTTTACCACACTCCACACAAATATGAGGAAAGTTCTTGCTGTGGACTGCCAAGAGGTGGCGATTCAATAACCCCTGTTCAGCTGTCTCATATTCACAGAATTTACACTTGTGCATTTTGTTGGCCCCTTTTTCCTTATGCACCATTTTGTGAGTAAACAAAGCCCCTGCATGAGAAAAATGCTTCCCACACTCATCACATTCAATGGCCTTCTCTGCCTTGCTGGTCAGCTTGTGGCTCTCCAGGTGGTTATGTAAACTTATCTTCTTATTGGTAGTGTAATCACAGTCAGTACAGTGGTACTTCTTCTTGGCAAGGTGTTCAGGAtggtttttcatgtgtcttttcaaaaaaccccTCGACTTAAACTTCTTCCCACAAATCATGCAAGGATAGACAGTCAAAGGATGACCATCAGGGCCAATAATTATTgctaagaaaggaaaagaaagcagtaTGAGTGCTTAATCAAACTTCTGGTCTCCTcatgaattttttaaagcttgtGTTCTGAACATTAGTGggcaaatacttttaaattattaacatTCCTTTTACTGCTTTTCAATGTTAAGAGTTATAATAATGTCCTAATCGAGAGAACTGGTTTGGTTAAGTATGAACCAATCTCACCCcctccagttaaaaaaaaaaatcaatcaagcaGTGACAAAAGAACATGAATTTAGAAATGTGTAGCAAATAACTCATAAAAATCAAGTCCAGCATTTCTGCTTTGGTGACTGACTCCAAGCCAAATATATGCAAACAGTAAAGCTTAACTGCacctataaataaattttaatatgcaaAGCAGCATTCAAAACAACATAGGATAGTAATCAGTCCTACAAATAACCTAGGTACTTCTTCCACTTCTCTGTAAATTATACCTGCTTTATGCTGGTGTAAGTAGATCCATGTAATTTCGTTCACTTAAAGTTAGgtaacattttagaaatttattttccttttcactaAAATCACCAgaggattttaattctttttcctgAATGGTTGATGCACAACTGTTTCTTCTTATCCAAGAAAACCATTCATGAATATCactgaattttgaaattttttctttcaaattcaaCACATAAAAATACATGTGGCCTACTAGCTAAAACTCCATCATAACACCCCTGTGGAACTCACCTGTTTGGTACTGCCTGGAATCaggtcttctctttttctttggtttctgtTTAGCCAGTCTGCCAAGGCCAGCAGACTCATCTATGTGCAAGAGGGCACTTGCAGTGCCATTCCGGTTTTCAATTCCATCAGAATTATTACCTAACAATGCGCATTAAAACACAGAATTACACAACATTATAAATTCTGAAGAATTAGGAATTCTTTATTAACAACAAGAAGTCCTGACACTCATGAATGACAGAAAGtccttactttatttatttttattctttttttttttttttttttttttttgagacagagtcttgctctgtcacccaggctagagtacagaggtgtaatcttggctcactgcaacctcctcctctcaggttcaagcga encodes:
- the ZFY gene encoding zinc finger Y-chromosomal protein isoform X1 — translated: MDEDEFELQPQEPNSFFDGIGADATHMDGDQIVVEIQEAVFVSNIVDSDIAVHNFVPDDPDSVVIQDVIEDVVIEEDVQCSDILEVADVSENVIIPEQVLDSDVTEEVSLPHCTVPDDVLASDITSTSMSMPEHVLTSESMHVCDIEHVEHMVHDSVVEAEIITDPLTSDIVSEEVLVPDCAPEAIIDASGISVDQQDNDKASCEDYLMISLDDAGKIEHDGSTGVTIDAESEMDPCKVDSTCPEVIKVYIFKADPGEDDLGGTVDIVESEPENDHGVELLDQNSSIRVPREKMVYMTVNDSQQEDEDLNVAEIADEVYMEVIVGEEDAAVAAAAAAVHEQQIDEDEMKTFVPIAWAAAYGNNSDGIENRNGTASALLHIDESAGLGRLAKQKPKKKRRPDSRQYQTAIIIGPDGHPLTVYPCMICGKKFKSRGFLKRHMKNHPEHLAKKKYHCTDCDYTTNKKISLHNHLESHKLTSKAEKAIECDECGKHFSHAGALFTHKMVHKEKGANKMHKCKFCEYETAEQGLLNRHLLAVHSKNFPHICVECGKGFRHPSELKKHMRIHTGEKPYQCQYCEYRSADSSNLKTHIKTKHSKEMPFKCDICLLTFSDTKEVQQHTLVHQESKTHQCLHCDHKSSNSSDLKRHVISVHTKDYPHKCEMCEKGFHRPSELKKHVAVHKGKKMHQCRHCDFKIADPFVLSRHILSVHTKDLPFRCKRCRKGFRQQNELKKHMKTHSGRKVYQCEYCEYSTTDASGFKRHVISIHTKDYPHRCEYCKKGFRRPSEKNQHIMRHHKEVGLP
- the ZFY gene encoding zinc finger Y-chromosomal protein isoform X5, giving the protein MDEDEFELQPQEPNSFFDGIVDDAGKIEHDGSTGVTIDAESEMDPCKVDSTCPEVIKVYIFKADPGEDDLGGTVDIVESEPENDHGVELLDQNSSIRVPREKMVYMTVNDSQQEDEDLNVAEIADEVYMEVIVGEEDAAVAAAAAAVHEQQIDEDEMKTFVPIAWAAAYGNNSDGIENRNGTASALLHIDESAGLGRLAKQKPKKKRRPDSRQYQTAIIIGPDGHPLTVYPCMICGKKFKSRGFLKRHMKNHPEHLAKKKYHCTDCDYTTNKKISLHNHLESHKLTSKAEKAIECDECGKHFSHAGALFTHKMVHKEKGANKMHKCKFCEYETAEQGLLNRHLLAVHSKNFPHICVECGKGFRHPSELKKHMRIHTGEKPYQCQYCEYRSADSSNLKTHIKTKHSKEMPFKCDICLLTFSDTKEVQQHTLVHQESKTHQCLHCDHKSSNSSDLKRHVISVHTKDYPHKCEMCEKGFHRPSELKKHVAVHKGKKMHQCRHCDFKIADPFVLSRHILSVHTKDLPFRCKRCRKGFRQQNELKKHMKTHSGRKVYQCEYCEYSTTDASGFKRHVISIHTKDYPHRCEYCKKGFRRPSEKNQHIMRHHKEVGLP
- the ZFY gene encoding zinc finger Y-chromosomal protein isoform X3, with protein sequence MDEDEFELQPQEPNSFFDGIGADATHMDGDQIVVEIQEAVFVSNIVDSDIAVHNFVPDDPDSVVIQDVIEDVVIEEDVQCSDILEVADVSENVIIPEQVLDSDVTEEVSLPHCTVPDDVLASDITSTSMSMPEHVLTSESMHVCDIEHVEHMVHDSVVEAEIITDPLTSDIVSEEVLVPDCAPEAIIDASGISVDQQDNDKASCEDYLMISLDDAGKIEHDGSTGVTIDAESEMDPCKVDSTCPEVIKVYIFKADPGEDDLGGTVDIVESEPENDHGVELLDQNSSIRVPREKMVYMTVNDSQQEDEDLSNNSDGIENRNGTASALLHIDESAGLGRLAKQKPKKKRRPDSRQYQTAIIIGPDGHPLTVYPCMICGKKFKSRGFLKRHMKNHPEHLAKKKYHCTDCDYTTNKKISLHNHLESHKLTSKAEKAIECDECGKHFSHAGALFTHKMVHKEKGANKMHKCKFCEYETAEQGLLNRHLLAVHSKNFPHICVECGKGFRHPSELKKHMRIHTGEKPYQCQYCEYRSADSSNLKTHIKTKHSKEMPFKCDICLLTFSDTKEVQQHTLVHQESKTHQCLHCDHKSSNSSDLKRHVISVHTKDYPHKCEMCEKGFHRPSELKKHVAVHKGKKMHQCRHCDFKIADPFVLSRHILSVHTKDLPFRCKRCRKGFRQQNELKKHMKTHSGRKVYQCEYCEYSTTDASGFKRHVISIHTKDYPHRCEYCKKGFRRPSEKNQHIMRHHKEVGLP
- the ZFY gene encoding zinc finger Y-chromosomal protein isoform X4; amino-acid sequence: MDGDQIVVEIQEAVFVSNIVDSDIAVHNFVPDDPDSVVIQDVIEDVVIEEDVQCSDILEVADVSENVIIPEQVLDSDVTEEVSLPHCTVPDDVLASDITSTSMSMPEHVLTSESMHVCDIEHVEHMVHDSVVEAEIITDPLTSDIVSEEVLVPDCAPEAIIDASGISVDQQDNDKASCEDYLMISLDDAGKIEHDGSTGVTIDAESEMDPCKVDSTCPEVIKVYIFKADPGEDDLGGTVDIVESEPENDHGVELLDQNSSIRVPREKMVYMTVNDSQQEDEDLSNNSDGIENRNGTASALLHIDESAGLGRLAKQKPKKKRRPDSRQYQTAIIIGPDGHPLTVYPCMICGKKFKSRGFLKRHMKNHPEHLAKKKYHCTDCDYTTNKKISLHNHLESHKLTSKAEKAIECDECGKHFSHAGALFTHKMVHKEKGANKMHKCKFCEYETAEQGLLNRHLLAVHSKNFPHICVECGKGFRHPSELKKHMRIHTGEKPYQCQYCEYRSADSSNLKTHIKTKHSKEMPFKCDICLLTFSDTKEVQQHTLVHQESKTHQCLHCDHKSSNSSDLKRHVISVHTKDYPHKCEMCEKGFHRPSELKKHVAVHKGKKMHQCRHCDFKIADPFVLSRHILSVHTKDLPFRCKRCRKGFRQQNELKKHMKTHSGRKVYQCEYCEYSTTDASGFKRHVISIHTKDYPHRCEYCKKGFRRPSEKNQHIMRHHKEVGLP
- the ZFY gene encoding zinc finger Y-chromosomal protein isoform X2 — translated: MDGDQIVVEIQEAVFVSNIVDSDIAVHNFVPDDPDSVVIQDVIEDVVIEEDVQCSDILEVADVSENVIIPEQVLDSDVTEEVSLPHCTVPDDVLASDITSTSMSMPEHVLTSESMHVCDIEHVEHMVHDSVVEAEIITDPLTSDIVSEEVLVPDCAPEAIIDASGISVDQQDNDKASCEDYLMISLDDAGKIEHDGSTGVTIDAESEMDPCKVDSTCPEVIKVYIFKADPGEDDLGGTVDIVESEPENDHGVELLDQNSSIRVPREKMVYMTVNDSQQEDEDLNVAEIADEVYMEVIVGEEDAAVAAAAAAVHEQQIDEDEMKTFVPIAWAAAYGNNSDGIENRNGTASALLHIDESAGLGRLAKQKPKKKRRPDSRQYQTAIIIGPDGHPLTVYPCMICGKKFKSRGFLKRHMKNHPEHLAKKKYHCTDCDYTTNKKISLHNHLESHKLTSKAEKAIECDECGKHFSHAGALFTHKMVHKEKGANKMHKCKFCEYETAEQGLLNRHLLAVHSKNFPHICVECGKGFRHPSELKKHMRIHTGEKPYQCQYCEYRSADSSNLKTHIKTKHSKEMPFKCDICLLTFSDTKEVQQHTLVHQESKTHQCLHCDHKSSNSSDLKRHVISVHTKDYPHKCEMCEKGFHRPSELKKHVAVHKGKKMHQCRHCDFKIADPFVLSRHILSVHTKDLPFRCKRCRKGFRQQNELKKHMKTHSGRKVYQCEYCEYSTTDASGFKRHVISIHTKDYPHRCEYCKKGFRRPSEKNQHIMRHHKEVGLP